From Pigmentibacter ruber, a single genomic window includes:
- a CDS encoding 3-hydroxyacyl-CoA dehydrogenase NAD-binding domain-containing protein has protein sequence MELKLQSKSKIFHFSMRDGICIIDMNDESKAVNSFTISMLEDIDENMPKILANDKIEGIVITSSKKNCFAAGADISIFNTFTSQDAGERGSKELHRIVNYFASAKVPTVAAIHGTCLGGGLELALACHFRICSADKSTQLGLPEVQLGILPGGGGTQRLPRLIGIAPALDLILTGKKIDGKKALKLGLVDDVVPPNQLLEKAISLCKQNKFKKRLLPSSLGMVSSMQGNFDLQKLALEGNPLGRLLISKQSRGMVLKSTKGRYPAPLKALESVMRGVELPLEKGLEIEAKLFGELVVSEESRSLVHIFNIMTAAKKNPFPKSVQEAATQKYIQNLEDGNTSVGVLGAGLMGSGIATVLAEKEVRSTLIDKDSFGLQRGLKSVSSYFDERFKKKRLKWFERDSRIYRVSPALEFAPLRSARIVIEAVFEDIKIKHDVLKKCEETITQNDFIFATNTSSLPIAKIAAKAKNPENVVGMHFFSPVPKMPLVEIITTDKTNPEATSAVFDLASIMGKQIIVVNDGPGFYTTRILAFQIAEALNIMVEGGKTEDIDEAMEKFGMPVGPITLLDEVGIDVGEHIIKVLMEPFSDRLIVPKEIESISKEGRKGRKNNHGFYKYENGKKEKPDESVYKSFSTPRKNIDQKEIADRCVYVFMNEAARCFDEKIIKSEDDGDLGAIFGLGFPPFLGGPFHYAKVLGKDKVKQKLTELAAKYGKRFEPAKYWDR, from the coding sequence ATGGAATTAAAACTTCAATCCAAATCAAAAATATTTCATTTTTCTATGCGTGACGGCATTTGTATTATAGATATGAATGATGAAAGTAAAGCGGTTAATAGTTTTACAATATCAATGCTTGAAGATATCGATGAAAATATGCCAAAGATTTTAGCTAATGATAAAATTGAAGGTATTGTAATTACTTCATCAAAGAAGAATTGCTTTGCAGCAGGCGCAGATATTTCAATTTTTAATACGTTTACAAGTCAAGATGCTGGTGAAAGAGGCAGCAAAGAATTGCATAGAATAGTAAATTACTTTGCTTCTGCGAAAGTTCCTACCGTAGCAGCAATTCATGGTACTTGCTTGGGAGGGGGACTTGAACTCGCACTTGCTTGTCACTTTAGAATTTGTTCAGCAGATAAGTCAACACAATTGGGTTTACCTGAAGTTCAACTTGGAATTTTACCCGGCGGAGGAGGAACACAAAGATTACCAAGATTGATTGGCATAGCTCCTGCACTCGACTTAATTTTAACAGGCAAAAAAATAGACGGAAAAAAAGCTTTAAAACTTGGTTTGGTGGACGATGTCGTACCTCCCAATCAATTATTAGAAAAAGCTATTTCTTTATGTAAACAAAATAAATTTAAAAAACGTTTGTTACCTTCTTCTTTAGGAATGGTTTCATCAATGCAAGGTAATTTTGATTTGCAAAAATTAGCTTTAGAAGGAAATCCTTTAGGAAGATTATTAATAAGTAAACAAAGCCGAGGAATGGTTTTAAAAAGTACAAAAGGAAGATATCCTGCCCCTCTTAAAGCATTAGAAAGTGTCATGCGTGGAGTTGAATTACCTTTAGAAAAAGGATTAGAAATTGAAGCTAAACTTTTTGGTGAATTAGTTGTTAGTGAAGAAAGTCGATCTTTGGTTCATATCTTTAATATTATGACTGCAGCAAAGAAAAATCCTTTTCCTAAATCTGTACAAGAGGCTGCTACACAAAAATACATTCAAAATTTAGAAGATGGAAATACTTCTGTTGGAGTCCTTGGTGCAGGACTAATGGGAAGTGGTATAGCAACTGTTCTGGCTGAAAAAGAAGTCAGAAGTACTTTAATTGATAAAGACTCTTTTGGATTGCAGCGTGGCTTAAAATCTGTTTCTAGTTACTTTGATGAACGTTTTAAAAAGAAAAGATTAAAATGGTTTGAACGAGATTCTAGAATCTATCGTGTTAGCCCAGCATTAGAATTTGCTCCATTACGTTCAGCAAGAATTGTGATTGAAGCAGTTTTTGAAGATATAAAAATTAAACATGATGTTTTAAAGAAATGCGAAGAAACTATCACCCAAAATGATTTTATTTTTGCAACAAATACAAGTAGTCTACCTATTGCTAAAATTGCAGCCAAAGCAAAAAATCCTGAAAATGTAGTAGGCATGCATTTCTTTTCTCCAGTACCTAAAATGCCACTAGTCGAAATAATAACTACAGATAAAACTAATCCTGAAGCAACTTCTGCAGTGTTTGATTTAGCTTCAATTATGGGAAAACAAATTATTGTAGTAAATGATGGACCTGGCTTTTACACCACGCGTATTCTTGCCTTTCAAATTGCTGAAGCATTAAATATAATGGTAGAAGGTGGAAAAACTGAAGATATTGATGAAGCTATGGAAAAATTTGGAATGCCTGTGGGACCTATAACGTTGCTAGATGAAGTTGGTATTGATGTAGGTGAACATATTATTAAAGTACTTATGGAACCTTTTTCTGATCGTCTTATAGTACCAAAAGAAATAGAAAGTATTTCTAAAGAAGGAAGAAAAGGAAGGAAAAATAACCATGGTTTTTATAAATATGAAAATGGCAAAAAAGAAAAACCAGATGAAAGTGTATACAAAAGTTTCTCAACGCCAAGAAAAAATATTGATCAAAAAGAAATAGCAGATCGCTGTGTCTATGTTTTTATGAATGAAGCTGCTAGATGTTTTGATGAAAAAATAATAAAGTCTGAAGATGATGGTGATTTAGGAGCAATTTTTGGTTTAGGATTTCCTCCATTTTTAGGGGGACCATTTCATTATGCAAAAGTTTTAGGAAAAGATAAGGTAAAACAAAAATTAACAGAACTCGCTGCAAAGTATGGAAAAAGGTTTGAGCCAGCTAAATACTGGGATAGATGA